One Echeneis naucrates chromosome 1, fEcheNa1.1, whole genome shotgun sequence DNA segment encodes these proteins:
- the LOC115051312 gene encoding neuroblast differentiation-associated protein AHNAK isoform X5: MLPHRRGRSLSEALTLEQSDEGGVVISSINSNASTSQGLREGDEILGATINFNDLSKEEVLKVLKLMEPFDDKVQVLTRSNLSRSKLSRSLDNLDQYAKTPETMLMDSYNKLYKAKIKKFIRGDPLNVEEGHQNSDLTDGGSSKVTLKQDPGLPRLGVDFGCLKTKSLSTDFDARLAEDANLNLPSFDTGVPKVGIEGTNKEFTMPKFKIPHLGLSGPSFKGPDYDISTDVGHPRVPSDQLDLKYSPNLRLSGRSPDFDLDVPGGNVSQLDLNGPDIDVPSGEVNVPFRKPKIDLKRPDLDVDAPAGELTMPKFGSLGRLEADVKTPDLSLKALEVTGGIGEPAVSLPKADLKRPNLSVDIPSADIKGRAGKYKAPKFKMPRFDLPNSKVPDFEGPDVNLTGTLPKGPNMDFNADLNTPDLNLKGPNMDLKAPKVDVNTPDVNIASPKTKLKMPKLKTPKFNLPSLKTPDLDGDFDGPDFDVSAPSLKLKGPKADVGMPDVDVAAPSGKFKMPNLNLPDFGVSGPKLDGPNLNLGSPDFDMSGPNLSGGINAPDINLPKVDLKSPKLDLNTPKVNLDMPSGKLKMPNFKGPKIKGGIESPDLDLPNMDLNAPKVNLDMPSGKLKMPELHAPDWDVKAPSGKVKWPKFNLSGTSPKGPNMDFNADLNAPDLNLKGPNMDLSAPKVDVNTPDVNIGSPKTKLKMPKLKMPKFSLPSLKTPDLDGDFDGPDFDVNAPDFKLKGPKADLDVDVAAPSGKFKMPNLNLPDFGVSGPKLDGPNLNLGSPDFDMSGPNLSGGINAPDINLPKVDLKSPKLDLNAPKVNLDMPSGKLKMPNFKGPKIKGGIESPDLDLPNMDLNAPKLDVNTPNVNIGSPKTKLKMPKFNLPSLKKTDLGGDFDGPDFDVNAPSLKLKGPKADIGMPDVDVAAPSGKFKMPNLNLPDFGVSGPKIDGPNLNLGSPDLDMSGPNLSGGINAPDINLPKVDLKSPKLDLNAPKVNLDMPSGKLKMPNFKGPKIKGGIESPDLDLPNMDLNAPKVNLDMPSGKLKMPELHAPDWDVKAPSGKVKWPKFNLSGTSPKGPNMDFNADLNAPDLNLKGPNMDLSAPKVDVNTPDVNIGSPKTKLKMPKLKMPKFNLPSLKTPDLDGDFDGPDFDVNAPDFKLKSPKADLDVDVAAPSGKFKMPNLNLPDFGVSGPKLDGPNLNLGSPDFDMSGPNLSGGINAPDINLPKVDLKSPKLDLNAPKVNLDMPSGKLKMPNFKGPKIKGGIDSPDLDLPNMDLNAPKLDVNTPNVNIGSPKTKLKMPKFKMPKFSLPSLKKPDLGGDFDGPDFDVNAPSLKLKGPKADIGMPDVDVAAPSGKFKMPNLNLPDLGVSGPKLDGPNLNLGSPDLDVSGPNLSGGINAPDINLPKVDLKSPKLDLNAPKVNLDMPSGKLKMPNFKGPKIKGGIESPDLDLPNMDLKGPKLDVNTPNVNIGSPKTKLKMPKLKMPKVSLSGPKGPEFNGNLNGADLGMNPPNLNLKGSKPAFEMPDVDFGGPSGKIKKPHLKMPDVGFSAPTFDGPNFDLNAPDFHAKLPKGPEIKTPKMKGLSGPDLDLPNMDLKVPKIDMDTPDVNIGLPDATLKKPKIKVPKGPNVDLNGDLNIPNVNISGPKARIGQPDMDFTVPDVKGGIRNPDFDIPFGSIQGPQTDLHLADRKLKVPSFKVPPLESPDLRGAGPDIDFGGKIRGPRVSAPNMDFNMPNVAMRNPQLHLRSADLNLDNPSLSHRGPSYKNRKSDMTGMNMRMPVLDVDEDIRFSHGNGKSLRSGVRSSFPGMDADFGHHFDFNRSDLNIDDFTGKNHILRARGSKPDFQASHNYGHMISQAGVNIDMMDSRHSRKAPAGEIYSRHHRTLQPAADHRLPQFSLDPRIRVPNSSDEFYVTSFPSQIQSQRMPNRKYNTLGGLDFNPRNIELEVPYEKEVKGRTIFLSNLL; encoded by the exons ATG ctgcctCACCGCAGAGGGAGGAGCCTCTCTGAGGCCTTGACCCTGGAACAATCAGACGAGGGGGGGGTGGTCATTTCCAGCATCAACAGCAACGCCTCGACCAGTCAGGGTCTGAGGGAGG gggATGAAATTTTGGGGGCAACAATCAATTTTAATGACCTGTCAAAAGAGGAAGTGCTGAAAGTTCTGAAGTTAATGGAACCATTTGATGACAAAGTCCAGGTCCTGACCAGGAGCAACCTCAGCAGGAGCAAACTGAGCAGGAGCCTCGACAACCTGGACCAATATGCCAAGACTCCAGAGACA ATGCTGATGGATTCCTACAACAAACTCTACAAAGCCAAAATCAAGAAGTTCATCAGGGGTGACCCGCTTAATGTTGAAGAAGGCCATCAGAACAGTGATCTGACTGACGGAGGCTCATCAAAGGTCACCCTGAAACAGGATCCCGGTTTGCCTCGCCTCGGAGTTGACTTTGGATGCTTGAAAACGAAAAGTCTGAGCACAGACTTTGATGCCAGGTTAGCAGAAGACGCCAATCTGAATCTTCCTTCTTTTGACACTGGTGTTCCTAAAGTGGGCATTGAAGGGACAAACAAAGAATTCACAATGCCAAAGTTCAAAATCCCTCACCTGGGCCTCTCTGGTCCTTCTTTTAAAGGCCCAGATTATGATATCAGTACAGATGTAGGTCACCCACGTGTCCCTTCGGATCAGCTCGATCTGAAGTACTCGCCCAATCTGAGGCTGTCTGGGAGATCTCCTGACTTCGACCTCGATGTGCCGGGTGGTAACGTATCACAGCTGGATCTAAATGGACCAGACATTGACGTCCCCTCAGGTGAAGTCAATGTTCCATTCAGGAAACCAAAGATTGATCTGAAACGTCCAGATTTAGATGTGGACGCTCCAGCTGGTGAACTTACTATGCCCAAATTTGGGTCTCTAGGCAGACTTGAAGCTGACGTTAAAACACCTGACCTGAGTCTCAAAGCACTGGAGGTGACAGGTGGGATTGGTGAACCTGCTGTAAGTTTGCCCAAAGCTGACCTAAAGCGACCAAACTTATCAGTTGACATCCCCTCAGCTGACATTAAAGGTCGGGCTGGAAAATACAAGGCTCCTAAATTTAAAATGCCCAGATTTGATTTACCAAACAGTAAAGTTCCAGACTTTGAGGGGCCTGATGTAAACTTGACCGGGACATTACCAAAAGGACCAAACATGGACTTTAATGCAGACCTGAACACACCAGATTTGAATCTCAAAGGTCCAAACATGGACCTTAAAGCTCCAAAGGTAGATGTCAACACTCCAGATGTCAACATTGCATcacccaaaacaaaactgaagatgcCCAAATTGAAAACCCCTAAATTCAACCTCCCAAGTCTGAAAACACCAGACCTTGATGGAGACTTTGATGGTCCAGATTTTGATGTCAGTGCACCCAGCCTCAAATTAAAAGGGCCAAAAGCAGATGTAGGAATGCCGGACGTTGATGTAGCTGCTCCATCtggaaaattcaagatgccaaaCTTGAATCTGCCTGATTTTGGGGTATCTGGACCAAAACTAGACGGTCCCAACCTGAACCTTGGATCACCAGACTTTGATATGTCAGGCCCCAATCTAAGTGGAGGAATAAATGCACCAGACATCAACTTACCCAAGGTTGACCTGAAAAGCCCCAAACTGGACCTCAACACCCCAAAGGTCAACTTGGATATGCCATCTGGTAAACTGAAGATGCCGAATTTCAAAGGTCCAAAGATTAAGGGTGGAATTGAATCCCCTGATTTGGACTTACCAAACATGGACCTTAATGCTCCAAAGGTCAACTTGGATATGCCATCTGGTAAACTGAAGATGCCAGAGCTTCATGCTCCAGACTGGGATGTTAAAGCTCCTTCAGGAAAAGTGAAATGGCCAAAGTTTAATCTTTCAGGCACATCACCAAAAGGACCAAACATGGACTTTAATGCAGACCTGAACGCACCAGATTTGAATCTCAAAGGTCCAAACATGGACCTCAGTGCTCCAAAGGTAGATGTCAACACTCCAGATGTCAACATTGGATcacccaaaacaaaactgaagatgcCCAAATTGAAAATGCCTAAATTCAGCCTCCCAAGTCTGAAAACACCAGACCTTGATGGAGACTTTGATGGCCCAGACTTTGATGTGAATGCACCTGATTTCAAACTCAAAGGTCCTAAAGCCGACCTAGATGTTGATGTAGCTGCTCCATCtggaaaattcaagatgccaaaCTTGAATCTGCCTGATTTTGGGGTATCTGGACCAAAACTAGACGGTCCCAACCTGAACCTCGGATCACCAGACTTTGATATGTCAGGCCCCAATCTAAGTGGAGGAATAAATGCACCAGACATCAACTTACCCAAGGTTGACCTGAAAAGCCCCAAACTGGACCTCAACGCCCCAAAGGTCAACTTGGATATGCCATCTGGTAAACTGAAGATGCCAAATTTCAAAGGTCCAAAGATTAAGGGTGGAATTGAATCCCCTGATTTGGACTTACCAAACATGGACCTTAACGCTCCAAAGTTAGATGTCAACACTCCAAATGTCAACATTGgatcaccaaaaacaaaactgaagatgcCCAAATTCAACCTCCCAAGtctaaaaaaaacagaccttGGAGGAGACTTTGATGGTCCAGATTTTGATGTCAATGCACCCAGCCTCAAACTAAAAGGGCCAAAAGCAGATATAGGAATGCCGGATGTTGATGTAGCTGCTCCATCTGGAAAGTTCAAGATGCCAAACTTGAATCTGCCTGATTTTGGGGTATCTGGTCCAAAAATAGACGGTCCCAACCTGAACCTTGGATCACCAGACTTAGATATGTCAGGTCCCAATCTAAGTGGAGGAATAAATGCACCAGACATCAACTTACCCAAGGTTGACCTGAAAAGCCCCAAACTGGACCTCAACGCCCCAAAGGTCAACTTGGATATGCCATCTGGTAAACTGAAGATGCCGAATTTCAAAGGTCCAAAGATTAAGGGTGGAATTGAATCCCCTGATTTGGACTTACCAAACATGGACCTTAATGCTCCAAAGGTCAACTTGGATATGCCATCTGGTAAACTGAAGATGCCAGAGCTTCATGCTCCAGACTGGGATGTTAAAGCTCCTTCAGGAAAAGTGAAATGGCCAAAGTTTAATCTTTCAGGCACATCACCAAAAGGACCAAACATGGACTTTAATGCAGACCTGAACGCACCAGATTTGAATCTCAAAGGTCCAAACATGGACCTCAGTGCTCCAAAGGTAGATGTCAACACTCCAGATGTCAACATTGGATcacccaaaacaaaactgaagatgcCCAAATTGAAAATGCCTAAATTCAACCTCCCAAGTCTGAAAACACCAGACCTTGATGGAGACTTTGATGGCCCAGACTTTGATGTGAATGCACCTGATTTCAAACTCAAAAGTCCTAAAGCCGACCTAGATGTTGATGTAGCTGCTCCATCTGGAAAGTTCAAGATGCCAAACTTGAATCTGCCTGATTTTGGGGTATCTGGACCAAAACTAGACGGTCCCAACCTGAACCTTGGATCACCAGACTTTGATATGTCAGGCCCCAATCTAAGTGGAGGAATAAATGCACCAGACATCAACTTACCCAAGGTTGACCTGAAAAGCCCCAAACTGGACCTCAACGCCCCAAAGGTCAACTTGGATATGCCATCTGGTAAACTGAAGATGCCAAATTTCAAAGGACCAAAGATTAAGGGTGGAATTGACTCCCCTGATTTGGACTTACCAAACATGGACCTTAACGCTCCAAAGTTAGATGTCAACACTCCAAATGTCAACATTGgatcaccaaaaacaaaactgaagatgcCCAAATTTAAAATGCCTAAATTTAGCCTCCCAAGTCTAAAAAAACCAGACCTTGGAGGAGACTTTGATGGTCCAGATTTTGATGTCAATGCACCCAGCCTCAAACTAAAAGGGCCAAAAGCAGATATAGGAATGCCGGATGTTGATGTAGCTGCTCCATCtggaaaattcaagatgccaaaCTTGAATCTGCCTGATTTGGGAGTATCTGGACCAAAACTAGACGGTCCCAACCTGAACCTTGGATCACCAGACTTAGATGTCTCAGGCCCCAATCTAAGTGGAGGAATAAATGCACCAGACATCAACTTACCCAAGGTTGACCTGAAAAGCCCCAAACTGGACCTCAACGCCCCAAAGGTCAACTTGGATATGCCATCTG GTAAACTGAAGATGCCGAATTTCAAAGGTCCAAAGATTAAGGGTGGAATTGAATCCCCTGATTTGGACTTACCAAACATGGACCTTAAAGGTCCAAAGTTAGATGTCAACACTCCAAATGTCAACATTGgatcaccaaaaacaaaactgaagatgcCCAAATTGAAAATGCCTAAAGTTAGTTTATCAGGCCCAAAAGGACCCGAGTTTAATGGGAATTTGAATGGAGCAGATTTAGGTATGAACCCACCCAACCTCAACCTCAAAGGGTCCAAACCTGCATTTGAAATGCCAGATGTTGACTTTGGTGGTCCATCTGGAAAGATTAAAAAGCCACATTTGAAAATGCCCGATGTGGGTTTTTCTGCTCCAACGTTTGACGGCCCAAACTTTGACCTGAATGCACCAGATTTTCATGCTAAGTTACCAAAAGGACCAGAAATAAAAACTCCAAAGATGAAAGGACTGAGTGGCCCTGATTTGGACTTGCCAAATATGGATCTTAAAGTTCCAAAAATAGATATGGACACTCCAGATGTCAACATTGGTTTGCCTGATGCAAcgcttaaaaagccaaaaatcaAGGTGCCAAAAGGTCCCAATGTTGATCTGAATGGAGACCTGAATATTCCAAATGTAAACATCAGTGGTCCAAAAGCTCGCATTGGACAGCCAGACATGGATTTTACTGTCCCTGATGTAAAAGGAGGGATAAGAAATCCAGACTTTGACATTCCCTTTGGGAGCATCCAGGGTCCACAGACGGATCTCCATCTGgcagacagaaaattaaaagtcCCATCTTTCAAGGTGCCTCCGTTGGAAAGCCCAGATCTGAGGGGGGCTGGGCCTGATATTGACTTTGGAGGAAAAATCAGAGGTCCTAGGGTCAGTGCTCCAAACATGGACTTCAACATGCCCAATGTGGCAATGCGCAATCCACAACTTCATCTCCGATCTGCAGATCTTAACCTTGACAATCCTTCACTAAGTCACAGAGGACCATCATATAAGAACCGCAAATCAGATATGACAGGTATGAACATGAGGATGCCTGTCCTGGACGTGGATGAAGACATCCGATTCAGTCATGGAAATGGAAAGTCCCTGAGGAGCGGAGTCAGGTCCAGCTTCCCAGGGATGGATGCTGATTTTGGCCACCACTTCGATTTCAACCGTTCTGATCTCAACATTGATGATTTCACAGGAAAGAATCACATACTCAGAGCCAGAGGTTCAAAACCGGACTTCCAGGCATCACATAACTACGGACACATGATCTCCCAAGCAGGTGTAAATATCGACATGATGGACTCCAGACATTCCAGAAAAGCTCCAGCTGGTGAGATCTATTCAAGACACCACAGAACACTGCAGCCTGCAGCTGACCACCGTTTGCCACAATTCTCCCTCGATCCCAGGATAAGGGTACCGAACAGTTCTGATGAGTTCTATGTCACTTCTTTTCCCAGTCAAATACAAAGTCAGAGGATGCCAAATCGCAAATATAACACACTGGGGGGGCTGGATTTTAATCCAAGAAACATAGAGCTTGAAGTTCCATATGAAAAAGAGGTGAAAGGGAGGACGATCTTCCTCTCAAACCTTCTGTAG